The Candidatus Margulisiibacteriota bacterium genomic interval AGTAAAAAGGTTTATTAATAATTTAGTAAATTTTCTATTGACATAAACACGAGCTCTCGTTACTATTTACAGAAACAAACGTGGTATATTATGAAAAACCAAAAAGAGCTGATAAATATTTTTTCTGAAATAACTGATAAAAAAGATATGCAAAAATTGTTTGATGAACTTTTTACAGAGAAAGAAAAAAAAGATTTTGCTTTACGTTGGCTCCTCATGCAGGAGCTGATGAACAAAATCCCGCAGCGGGATATAGCTGCAAAATATCATATAAGTCTTTGTAAAATCACCCGGGGAGCTAAAGTATTGAAAACCAAAGGGTCGATTTGCAGAAAGATATTAGGAGATAAGGGATAAGGGATAAGAGTTAGGTGGTAAGTGGTAGGTTTAAAGATTAAAGTTGAAGGGCTTGCCGCGCCGAAGCAGGATGGGCGAAGGCGGGTGTAATCGTGTAACTGTGTAGCCGAGATTTTTTCGATTACTCAACTCAACGATTCAACAAATCAACGATTAAACAGTAAAAAAGGGGAGGTAAACATGGAAACAAAAATATTACTTAGTGAAAGTGAAATGCCGCGCAAATGGTACAATATTCTGGCTGATTTGAAATCACCGCTGGACCCACCACTGCATCCGGCTACAATGCAACCCTTGAAGCCTGAAGAACTGGCTGTATTATTTCCCATGAGCCTGCTGGAACAGGAAATGACCACCCAGCGCTGGATCGATATTCCCGAGGAGATTCTGGATATCTATGCTTTATGGAGACCATCTCCTTTATATAGGGCGCACAGACTGGAAAAAGCACTGGGCACGCCCGCTAAAATCTATTACAAGTATGAAGGTGTAAGCCCCGCAGGTTCGCATAAACCAAACACGGCCATTGCACAGGCTTATTATAATAAAAAAGAGGGTATAACCAAACTAACCACAGAAACCGGTGCCGGTCAGTGGGGTAGTGCACTTTCTTTGGCATGCACTTACTTTGGAATTGATCTGACCGTTTACATGGTCAAAGTCAGTTATGAACAAAAACCCTACAGGCGTATAATGATGGAAACATGGGGCAGCAAGGTATTGGCCAGCCCAACAAACACTACTAACGCCGGCAGGTCAATTTTAAAAGAAGACCCGAATTGTCCTGGTTCTCTGGGAATAGCTATCAGTGAAGCTGTGGAAGTCGCGGCAACACATGACGATACCCATTATTCTCTGGGATCGGTATTGAACCATGTTATTT includes:
- a CDS encoding Trp family transcriptional regulator — protein: MKNQKELINIFSEITDKKDMQKLFDELFTEKEKKDFALRWLLMQELMNKIPQRDIAAKYHISLCKITRGAKVLKTKGSICRKILGDKG
- a CDS encoding TrpB-like pyridoxal phosphate-dependent enzyme; its protein translation is METKILLSESEMPRKWYNILADLKSPLDPPLHPATMQPLKPEELAVLFPMSLLEQEMTTQRWIDIPEEILDIYALWRPSPLYRAHRLEKALGTPAKIYYKYEGVSPAGSHKPNTAIAQAYYNKKEGITKLTTETGAGQWGSALSLACTYFGIDLTVYMVKVSYEQKPYRRIMMETWGSKVLASPTNTTNAGRSILKEDPNCPGSLGIAISEAVEVAATHDDTHYSLGSVLNHVILHQTVIGLECKKQFEKVGDYPDIVIACVGGGSNFGGIAMPYVYDKFNGKNIRIIAVEPAACPSITKGIYAYDYGDTTKLGPIVKMHTLGHDFVPPGIHAGGLRYHGMSPIVSKLAKEGVIEA